The following are from one region of the Pectobacterium actinidiae genome:
- a CDS encoding sensor histidine kinase — MISLKRWRLFPRSLRQLVIMAFLLVLLPLLVLAYQAYQSLNMLSEQAADINRTTLTDARRSEAMTSVALAMERSYRQYCVLDDQTLATLYQNQRKQYLQMLDSHAQVLPDPRYYQTLRQFLTQLGEIRCHNSGPEQTASSLLEGFSRANGQMVQVTRDVVFSRGQQLQQAISERGQFFGWQALLLFLVSVLLVVLFTRMIIGPVNGVERMINRLGEGRSLGNTSTFKGPREIRTLAQRIIWLSERLSWLESQRHEFLRHISHELKTPLASLREGTELLADEVVGPLTADQKEVVAILDSSSRHLLQLIDQLLDYNRKLADTPTELERVEIEEIVDIVVSSHSLPARAKMIHTDVTLAVEHCWAETTLLMRVIDNLYSNAVHYGKESGNIWIYSRQIGNRVQIDVANNGTPIPDAERSMIFEPFYQGSHQRRGAVKGSGLGLSIARDCIRRMRGELSLITVDYADVCFRIELPLLSDNQ, encoded by the coding sequence ATGATTTCTTTGAAACGATGGCGTTTATTCCCGCGTTCTCTGCGGCAATTAGTAATTATGGCGTTCTTGCTGGTTTTGCTGCCGCTGTTGGTACTGGCCTATCAGGCTTATCAAAGCCTGAACATGCTGAGCGAACAGGCTGCGGATATTAACCGGACAACGCTGACGGATGCCCGCCGCAGTGAAGCGATGACCAGCGTCGCGCTGGCGATGGAACGTAGCTATCGGCAATACTGCGTATTGGACGATCAGACGTTGGCGACGCTCTATCAGAACCAACGTAAACAGTATTTGCAAATGCTGGATTCTCACGCGCAGGTACTGCCCGATCCCCGCTATTACCAGACGTTACGTCAGTTCCTGACTCAGCTTGGCGAAATACGCTGCCATAACAGTGGCCCAGAGCAAACGGCGTCCAGCCTGCTGGAAGGGTTCTCTCGCGCCAATGGACAAATGGTGCAGGTAACGCGTGACGTTGTTTTCTCCCGCGGGCAACAGCTCCAGCAGGCTATTTCCGAACGCGGCCAGTTCTTTGGCTGGCAGGCGCTGCTCTTGTTTCTGGTCAGCGTGCTGTTGGTCGTCCTCTTTACGCGGATGATCATTGGGCCGGTTAATGGCGTGGAGCGGATGATCAACCGCCTTGGCGAAGGTCGCTCGCTGGGCAACACCAGCACTTTCAAGGGGCCGCGTGAGATTCGAACACTGGCGCAGCGCATTATCTGGCTGAGCGAGCGTTTGTCCTGGCTGGAGTCGCAGCGACATGAGTTTTTACGCCATATTTCCCATGAGCTGAAAACGCCGCTGGCGAGTCTGCGTGAAGGCACCGAATTGCTGGCTGATGAGGTGGTCGGTCCGCTGACTGCCGATCAGAAAGAGGTGGTCGCTATTCTTGATAGCAGCAGCCGCCATCTGCTACAGCTGATCGATCAACTGTTGGACTATAATCGCAAGTTGGCGGATACGCCGACCGAGCTGGAGCGGGTTGAAATCGAAGAGATCGTCGATATTGTCGTGTCGTCCCATAGCTTACCAGCCCGCGCCAAAATGATTCATACCGATGTGACGCTGGCCGTTGAGCACTGTTGGGCAGAGACGACGCTGTTGATGCGAGTGATTGATAATCTCTATTCCAATGCGGTGCACTACGGTAAGGAATCCGGTAACATTTGGATTTATAGCCGTCAGATTGGCAATCGCGTTCAGATTGATGTCGCCAACAATGGTACGCCCATTCCCGATGCAGAGCGGAGCATGATTTTTGAGCCCTTTTATCAGGGAAGCCATCAGCGCCGTGGTGCAGTCAAGGGAAGCGGATTGGGACTGAGCATCGCGCGTGATTGCATTCGTCGTATGCGTGGTGAGCTTAGCCTAATCACCGTGGACTATGCTGATGTGTGTTTTCGCATCGAGCTGCCCTTATTGTCCGATAACCAATAG
- the purL gene encoding phosphoribosylformylglycinamidine synthase — protein sequence MEILRGSPALSAFRINKLLVRCKEHVLPVSDIYAEYVHFADVSAPLNNDEQAKLTRLLKYGPSLAEHEPQGHLLLVTPRPGTISPWSSKATDIAHNCGLSKVLRLERGLAFYIHAPTLSDEQWQQLGALLHDRMMESVFSDLKQAEALFSHHQPAPFKRIEILLQGRQALEEANVRLGLALADDEIDYLLEAFTKLGRNPTDIELYMFAQANSEHCRHKIFNADWVIDGVTQPKSLFKMIKNTFEHTPDHVLSAYKDNAAVMEGSAVGRFYTDTNGQYDYHQEDAHILMKVETHNHPTAISPWPGAATGSGGEIRDEGATGRGSKPKAGLVGFSVSNLRIPGFIQPWEEEEFGKPERIVSALDIMTEGPLGGAAFNNEFGRPALTGYFRTYEERIDSHNGTEVRGYHKPIMLAGGIGNIRADHVKKGEISVGAKLIVLGGPSMNIGLGGGAASSMASGQSDADLDFASVQRDNPEMERRCQEVIDRCWQLGEANPILFIHDVGAGGLSNAMPELVSDGGRGGRFELRDILNDEPGMSPLEVWCNESQERYVLAVAPEQLAQFDEICRRERAPYAVIGEATEELHLTMNDRHFNNQPIDLPLDVLLGKTPKMLRDVERKQVEGTPLQRDEIYLAEAVERVLHLPVVAEKTFLITIGDRSVTGMVARDQMVGPWQVPVADCAVTTASLDSYYGEAMSIGERAPVALRNFAASARLAVGEALTNIAATHIGPLTRVKLSANWMAAAGHPGEDAGLYDAVKAVGEELCPALGLTIPVGKDSMSMKTRWQEEGEDRAVTSPMSLVISAFARVEDVRNTVTPQLRTGQDNALLLIDLGAGNKALGATALAQVYRQLGRKTADVHSPEQLAGFFNAMQQLVADKALLAYHDRSDGGLLVTLAEMAFAGHCGVTVDIASQGEDTLATLFNEELGAVIQIPAARRAEVEAVLAMHGLADCVHYLGHAEEGTRFTINQGAEAIYQESRSTLRRWWAETSWQMQRLRDNPQCADQEHIARQDDNDPGLNVSLTFDPQEDIAAPYIAKNVRPKVAVLREQGVNSHVEMAAAFHRAGFDAIDIHMSDLLANRRNLQDFQALVACGGFSYGDVLGAGEGWAKSILFNSRVRDEFAEFFLRPQTLALGVCNGCQMMSNLRELIPGADLWPRFVRNKSDRFEARFSLVEVEKSPSLFMNDMAGSRMPIAVSHGEGQVEVRDDAHLAAIEEYGLVALRYINHYGQVAENYPANPNGSPNGITAVTSTSGRATVMMPHPERVFRTVSNSWHPEEWGEDGPWMRMFRNARRQLG from the coding sequence ATGGAAATACTGCGTGGTTCACCTGCTTTATCGGCTTTTCGTATTAATAAATTGCTGGTCCGCTGCAAAGAGCACGTTTTGCCGGTCAGCGATATCTATGCTGAATACGTACATTTCGCCGATGTCAGCGCCCCGCTGAACAACGATGAACAGGCCAAACTGACACGTTTGCTGAAGTATGGTCCTTCTCTCGCGGAGCACGAGCCGCAAGGCCATCTGTTACTGGTCACGCCGCGTCCCGGCACGATTTCACCGTGGTCTTCCAAAGCAACGGATATCGCCCATAACTGTGGGTTAAGCAAAGTGCTGCGTCTGGAACGCGGTCTGGCTTTCTATATTCATGCGCCTACGCTGAGCGATGAACAGTGGCAGCAACTGGGGGCACTGCTGCATGACCGGATGATGGAAAGCGTATTTAGCGACCTGAAACAGGCCGAAGCGCTGTTCTCTCATCATCAACCTGCACCTTTCAAGCGCATCGAAATTCTGTTGCAAGGGCGTCAGGCGCTGGAAGAGGCGAACGTCCGTCTGGGGCTGGCATTGGCAGACGATGAAATTGATTATCTGCTGGAAGCCTTCACCAAACTGGGTCGTAACCCAACCGATATTGAACTGTATATGTTCGCACAGGCGAACTCTGAGCACTGTCGGCACAAGATTTTCAACGCGGATTGGGTGATTGACGGCGTCACTCAGCCGAAGTCACTGTTCAAAATGATCAAGAACACCTTTGAACACACGCCCGATCACGTTCTCTCCGCCTATAAAGATAATGCCGCCGTCATGGAAGGCTCCGCCGTCGGCCGTTTTTACACCGATACCAACGGACAATATGATTACCATCAGGAAGATGCCCATATCCTGATGAAGGTTGAAACGCATAACCACCCAACCGCCATTTCACCGTGGCCGGGCGCAGCAACAGGATCCGGCGGTGAAATCCGTGACGAAGGCGCGACAGGTCGTGGCTCCAAACCGAAAGCGGGTCTGGTCGGCTTCTCCGTATCGAACCTGCGCATTCCAGGCTTTATTCAGCCGTGGGAAGAAGAAGAGTTCGGCAAGCCAGAGCGTATTGTCAGCGCGTTGGATATCATGACCGAAGGCCCACTGGGCGGCGCGGCATTCAACAACGAATTCGGCCGTCCTGCACTGACGGGCTATTTCCGTACTTATGAAGAGCGTATCGATAGCCACAACGGCACAGAGGTGCGCGGCTACCATAAACCGATCATGCTGGCGGGCGGCATTGGTAACATTCGCGCCGATCACGTCAAAAAAGGCGAAATTAGCGTCGGGGCCAAACTGATTGTACTGGGCGGGCCGTCGATGAATATTGGTCTGGGCGGCGGGGCAGCCTCTTCTATGGCATCGGGTCAGTCCGATGCGGATCTGGATTTTGCTTCTGTACAGCGTGATAACCCGGAAATGGAACGTCGCTGTCAGGAAGTGATCGACCGCTGCTGGCAATTGGGTGAAGCCAACCCGATCTTATTTATCCATGATGTTGGTGCAGGTGGTCTGTCCAACGCAATGCCAGAGCTGGTGAGCGACGGTGGTCGTGGTGGTCGCTTTGAACTGCGCGATATTCTGAACGATGAGCCGGGCATGAGCCCGTTGGAAGTCTGGTGTAACGAATCGCAGGAGCGCTACGTTCTGGCTGTTGCGCCAGAACAGCTGGCACAGTTTGATGAAATTTGCCGCCGCGAACGAGCCCCTTATGCGGTGATTGGTGAAGCGACGGAAGAACTGCATCTGACGATGAACGATCGTCACTTCAACAACCAGCCTATCGACTTACCGCTGGATGTGCTGCTGGGCAAAACGCCGAAGATGCTGCGTGACGTTGAGCGCAAGCAGGTAGAAGGCACGCCGCTACAGCGTGATGAAATCTACCTGGCTGAAGCGGTTGAGCGCGTGCTGCATTTGCCTGTTGTCGCTGAAAAAACCTTCCTGATCACCATTGGTGACCGCTCTGTTACCGGTATGGTGGCACGCGATCAGATGGTCGGCCCGTGGCAGGTGCCGGTGGCTGACTGTGCGGTGACCACCGCCAGCCTTGATAGCTATTACGGCGAGGCGATGTCTATCGGTGAACGTGCGCCCGTTGCGCTGCGTAACTTTGCGGCCTCCGCACGTTTGGCCGTGGGTGAGGCGCTGACGAACATTGCGGCCACGCATATTGGCCCGCTGACTCGCGTGAAGCTGTCTGCTAACTGGATGGCGGCAGCAGGCCACCCGGGCGAAGACGCCGGACTGTACGATGCGGTGAAAGCCGTGGGTGAGGAACTATGCCCGGCGCTGGGTCTGACGATCCCAGTGGGTAAAGACTCCATGTCGATGAAAACCCGCTGGCAGGAAGAGGGCGAAGATCGCGCGGTAACCTCGCCGATGTCGCTGGTGATCTCTGCGTTTGCTCGCGTGGAAGACGTGCGTAACACGGTAACGCCACAGCTGCGTACCGGACAGGATAATGCACTGTTGCTGATCGATCTGGGTGCAGGCAATAAAGCACTGGGCGCGACGGCGCTGGCGCAGGTTTACCGCCAGTTGGGTCGTAAGACGGCAGATGTTCATAGTCCAGAGCAACTGGCAGGCTTCTTTAATGCCATGCAACAGCTGGTCGCGGACAAAGCGCTTCTGGCCTACCACGACCGTTCAGACGGTGGTCTGTTGGTTACGCTGGCTGAGATGGCGTTTGCCGGACACTGTGGCGTGACAGTTGATATCGCGTCTCAGGGTGAGGATACGCTGGCGACGCTGTTTAACGAAGAACTTGGCGCAGTCATTCAGATTCCTGCTGCCCGTCGTGCGGAAGTGGAAGCGGTTCTGGCGATGCATGGTTTGGCAGACTGCGTGCACTACCTCGGTCATGCTGAAGAAGGAACGCGTTTCACCATCAATCAGGGTGCAGAAGCGATCTATCAGGAAAGCCGTTCAACGCTGCGTCGCTGGTGGGCTGAAACCAGCTGGCAGATGCAGCGCCTGCGTGATAACCCGCAGTGTGCCGATCAGGAACATATCGCCAGACAGGATGATAACGACCCTGGCCTGAACGTGTCGCTGACCTTCGATCCGCAGGAAGATATCGCCGCGCCTTATATTGCTAAAAATGTCCGCCCTAAAGTGGCGGTCCTGCGTGAGCAGGGTGTGAACTCTCATGTAGAAATGGCAGCGGCGTTCCACCGTGCGGGCTTTGATGCCATCGACATCCATATGAGTGACCTGCTAGCAAATCGCCGTAACTTGCAGGATTTCCAGGCGCTGGTGGCGTGTGGCGGTTTCTCTTATGGTGATGTGCTGGGTGCGGGTGAAGGCTGGGCTAAATCCATTCTGTTCAACTCTCGCGTGCGTGATGAATTCGCGGAATTCTTCTTGCGTCCACAGACGCTGGCGCTGGGCGTGTGTAACGGCTGTCAGATGATGTCGAACCTACGTGAACTGATTCCTGGTGCCGATCTCTGGCCGCGTTTTGTCCGCAATAAATCCGATCGCTTTGAAGCGCGCTTCAGTCTGGTCGAAGTGGAGAAAAGCCCGTCTCTGTTCATGAATGACATGGCAGGATCGCGCATGCCGATTGCCGTTTCACACGGCGAAGGGCAGGTTGAAGTCCGCGACGATGCGCATTTGGCGGCGATTGAAGAATACGGTCTGGTGGCGCTGCGTTATATCAACCACTACGGTCAGGTAGCCGAGAACTATCCGGCTAACCCGAATGGCTCGCCAAACGGTATTACGGCAGTGACCAGCACCAGCGGTCGGGCAACCGTCATGATGCCGCACCCTGAGCGTGTGTTCCGTACCGTCAGTAACTCTTGGCACCCAGAAGAGTGGGGCGAGGATGGTCCGTGGATGCGTATGTTCCGCAACGCGCGCAGACAGCTGGGCTAA